The following coding sequences lie in one Epinephelus lanceolatus isolate andai-2023 chromosome 24, ASM4190304v1, whole genome shotgun sequence genomic window:
- the LOC117249721 gene encoding fidgetin-like, translating to MISSSSVYGLKMQWTPEHSQWAEQHFDISSTTRSPAHKAEAYRAVPGHLQRSATYQYAWANDDISALTASNLLKKYAEKYSGILEMPGSYSEAPGVMNGRKGESEPWQDGVYPMSCIPEGVSVRKGGVAAASEVVSGMCSSPGLASSTLSEPSYSSSSCGSHTATALHSSSMPSQEYGPPYSSSYLHSSYSSQSAPAPALPSPLHSSGLLQPPPPPPSHPTLVPAYNGGSPNLSSYNYPPAGYPAQSSVGPGYSPGGAPPPSSYLPSGIAAPTPLPPSSALPGYPYQSHNLTPIAPTPLNSSSSNSLKRKAFYMTGQGEIDSAYGNFSYGQARSSAESPMYRIADSSSANGGSNSAGGGFDRSAEKSSLPFNPQKQSSMSSEQQQRKYSSQATGGPLTPPAYVTSTLGGSRSADSLASFTSPSLSEQGADDHRLHLSHSAPGPTSSSSTSSSRPAEEQLKTSDPHLLDMVTSEIVQQGPPVDWSDIAGLELAKATLKEEVLWPILRPDMFSSLGPAPRCVLLFGPRGSGRTLLGRCLASQLGAPFLQLNGSTLATKWLAEGEKIIRASFLVARCRQPSVLFISEVDMLLSAHLSEESPINRLKGELLAQLDSLLMGSGEDGGNQVLVICSTSRPQDMDEGLRRYFARRVLVPLPDGAARHQIVSQLLAQSQHKYCLSEEELALLVQRTEGFSGLDLARFCQEALVGLLHVSAQGMDMSGMMPRGQVRPLTYQDFESVFCKFQASISQKEIDTYTEWNKMFGCSQ from the exons atgatcagcagcagcagcgtctaTG GCTTAAAGATGCAGTGGACCCCCGAGCACAGCCAGTGGGCCGAACAGCATTTCGACATCTCCTCCACCACGCGCTCGCCAGCCCACAAGGCTGAGGCCTACAGGGCGGTACCTGGGCACCTGCAGCGCTCAGCCACCTACCAGTACGCCTGGGCCAATGACGACATCTCCGCCCTCACCGCCTCCAACCTGCTCAAAAAGTACGCCGAGAAGTATTCCGGCATTCTGGAGATGCCGGGTTCCTATTCGGAGGCCCCGGGAGTGATGAATGGGCGGAAAGGTGAATCAGAGCCCTGGCAGGATGGCGTCTATCCCATGAGCTGCATCCCCGAGGGGGTTTCCGTCAGAAAGGGAGGGGTGGCGGCGGCCTCAGAGGTGGTGTCTGGCATGTGCAGCTCCCCGGGCCTGGCCTCTAGCACCCTGAGCGAGCCCAGCTACTCAAGCAGCAGCTGTGGGAGTCACACTGCCACCGCCCTCCACTCCTCCTCAATGCCCTCTCAGGAATATGGCCCTCCGTACAGCAGCTCCTACCTGCACAGTAGTTACAGCTCCCAGTCTGCCCCCGCCCCAGCACTTCCATCCCCGCTGCACAGCTCTGGGCTCCTGCAGccaccccctccaccacccTCCCACCCCACTTTGGTCCCAGCTTACAACGGAGGCTCCCCCAACTTGTCTAGTTATAATTACCCCCCAGCAGGCTACCCAGCTCAGAGCTCGGTCGGGCCAGGATACAGCCCTGGGGGAGCGCCGCCTCCATCCTCATACCTCCCCTCAGGCATTGCTGCACCTACACCCCTTCCCCCCTCTTCTGCTTTACCTGGATACCCATACCAGAGCCACAACCTGACCCCAATCGCCCCCACCCCTCTCAACAGTAGCTCCTCCAACTCACTCAAGAGGAAAGCCTTCTACATGACAGGCCAAGGAGAGATAGACTCCGCTTATGGTAACTTCAGCTATGGCCAGGCTCGGAGCTCGGCTGAGAGCCCCATGTACAGGatagcagacagcagcagcgcTAATGGAGGCTCCAACAGTGCCGGTGGTGGATTTGACAGAAGTGCTGAAAAGTCATCTTTACCTTTTAATCCTCAGAAGCAGTCCTCGATGTcctcagagcagcagcagaggaagtaCAGCAGCCAGGCAACAGGTGGGCCGCTGACTCCACCGGCCTATGTCACCTCCACCCTGGGGGGTTCCCGCTCAGCAGATTCCCTCGCCAGCTTCACCTCCCCTTCCCTTAGCGAGCAAGGTGCTGATGATCATCGTCTCCACCTCTCCCATTCAGCACCAGGGCCTACCTCCTCCTCATCTACTTCCTCCTCCCGGCCTGCTGAAGAGCAGCTAAAAACCAGTGACCCTCACCTCCTAGACATGGTTACCTCTGAAATAGTTCAGCAGGGGCCCCCAGTCGATTGGAGTGACATTGCAGGACTAGAACTGGCCAAGGCAACCCTGAAGGAGGAGGTCCTGTGGCCCATTCTGCGCCCAGACATGTTCAGCAGTTTAGGACCAGCCCCACGTTGCGTGTTGCTGTTTGGCCCCAGAGGCAGTGGCAGGACGTTGCTAGGTCGCTGCCTGGCCAGCCAGTTGGGGGCGCCATTCCTCCAGCTCAACGGCTCTACGTTGGCCACCAAGTGGCTGGCAGAGGGAGAAAAAATTATCCGAGCATCCTTCCTGGTGGCACGCTGCCGGCAGCCTTCAGTACTGTTCATTAGTGAGGTGGACATGCTGCTGTCAGCCCACCTCAGCGAAGAGAGTCCCATCAACCGACTGAAGGGAGAGCTACTTGCCCAGTTGGACTCACTTCTCATGGGCTCAGGCGAGGACGGAGGCAACCAAGTGTTGGTGATTTGCTCCACAAGCAGACCCCAGGACATGGACGAAGGGCTGCGCAGGTACTTTGCTCGGAGGGTCCTCGTGCCCCTGCCGGATGGCGCAGCCCGACACCAGATCGTGAGCCAGCTCCTGGCTCAATCTCAGCACAAATATTGCTTGAGCGAGGAGGAGCTGGCGCTGCTGGTCCAGCGCACTGAGGGTTTCTCCGGACTGGACCTGGCCAGATTCTGCCAGGAGGCCCTCGTGGGTCTGTTACACGTCTCTGCACAGGGCATGGACATGTCGGGTATGATGCCCAGGGGACAGGTCAGGCCCCTCACCTACCAGGACTTTGAGAGTGTCTTTTGTAAATTCCAAGCCAGTATATCACAGAAAGAGATTGACACGTACACTGAGTGGAACAAAATGTTTGGCTGCAGCCAGTGA